Part of the Spirochaetota bacterium genome is shown below.
CGATAGTTGCCTCCAATATCAATAGCTTCCAGCGACATATTTTCATTATTGCAATATTCAGTGATAAAATCAGTTGTATATTTTTGATTATAGGATGTACCAATACCACCAAACACTTTAACAACAAAATTTTTACGATCAGCACCTAATTTAACCATTTCACCAATGATATGTTCCATAAAGTTTATGTTGTAACTATATATCTCATCTTTCTTCATCTGTAATGCTGATAATACTGGAAGCAAACAATGCCCCATTCCACCAATTTTCTTTATTGGGTCATGCAAACACACCACAAAACAACTCCCTACAATAGTCGAAAGTATCAAGTCTGCTGCTGCATGATACTCTCCCGGAACTAATATGTTCACAGGTTTTTTTAACGTAGCATCAATTACATGTATCATAGCATTGCTATCTCACAGTAGCATTATATTAAGCTGTCTTAATATTAGCCAGTTCCTCTGAAGTTAAAAGTTTATCAACATCAAGAATAATTACCAGGTTATCGTCTATCTGCCCTATCCCTTTAATATAATCAGTGGAAATATGTGCGGTAAAGTGTATGGTATCCTGAATTTTATTGACCGGTATAGTGACAACATCCTGAACTGAATCAACTATCATCCCAATCAGCTTACCTTTCACTTCAGTAATGATGATAACCGTAAATGCATTATACTCCATTTCTTCCATCCCTATTTTTTTGCGCATGTCAATAACCGGTACCACCGAACCACGCAAGTTTATCACCCCTTTCATAAAAGGAAGCGTGTTTGGAACATGAGTGATATGAGTCATACCAATAATTTCTTGCACCTTCAATACTTCAATACCATAGGTTTCATTTCCAATAACAAAGGTTACAAATTGCTCAGCCATAGCGGTATCTGCCTTTTCTATCGTTGTATTTTCAATATTCATACTTTGCCCCCTATCGTAAAAATTTATGAACAACTGATTTAAGCTGTTCAGGCTTAAATGGCTTAATCATCCAGCCTGACGCACCGGATTTTTTGCCTTCTTGAATCTTTTCTTCCTCAGCTTCAGTTGTGAGCACTATAACAGGTGTAAATTTATCATTTTCCCTGAATTTTTTTATGAATGTTATTCCATCCATCTGTGGCATATTAATATCAACAATACACATTGCTATTTCTTCACCTTTATCTGTTAAATCTTTAATCTTGTTCAATGCATCCTGCCCATTTTCAGCATGAACCATTCCATACCCTAAATCCTTTAATGTAAATTCCACACTTGTACGTATAGTTGGTGAATCATCAATAATCACTATATGTTTCATACTCTAGTCCCCTCTTGTACAAATATATAACATTAAGACTGCATATACAAATAATTCATCGTATAACACCACACAATTTTAACTGCTTCTTTATTGTATCGTTTACCCCTTTAAATTTAACTGTTTTATTTTGTTGCTTAGCTGTTTTTAAAAGAGATAAAATCACCTGCACAACTGACAAATCCAGTCGCTTGGATTTTGTAAAATCCAGCACTATGTCCTTTTCAGCTCTTAAAATTGCAGCCACTTCATCAGCAAACTGTTTTATGTGTTTTACATTTACAAATTCATCAATTTCAATTATATACATGGCAACCTCCTAAAATACAATGACGCGATCTTCAGTTTTCCTTGTTGAATACTCTTTTAAAAGAGAAACCAGCATCTGTCCTTTGTATTCATTGGCATAGAGTGCTTCAATTGTCTCTATAGTTTTATCAAGCTGCTTTGCATCAAATAATTCCCTAGAAGCTCCTGCATCATCAAGCACTTGACATAATGTTTTAAGATTATCTTCAATATTCCTGAAGGCATCCACCTGCTCTAACTTTTCACTCAAAAATTGTTGTAATGCATTCACATTCCGTTCAATCTGCTGTGAAATATCAATGTAATATTTTTTTGATTCATACAGTTTTAATGAAACCTTTTTCAAATTTGCAACACAATTCTGTAAAATGGTATCCTGTACTGACATGGCCTGTTCATACAACTTGTACGTGGATTCCATAGTGCCAATAACATCTTTGTATAGATTTTCTGATTCCTCAACAATTTTCTTTATTTTCTTTGGCATGATGCTTATATCTGAAAGGGAACTTGCAATAGTCTTCTGCAACTCTCTATGGCGAGCAAGCTCAATACGCGTTAACATGTTTACCACATCAAACTTTCTCACAACATCTTGTATTTTATTAAAAAAATCCTGAAATTTACGAAGTTGAGCCAGCACATCACCAGACACACCAAGCAAAAAAGCTTTCTTTTCCAATATTTCTTCAAGATACCTTACCGTTTCTTGCTGCAACACATCCAATGAATTATACACTTTATCAATGTTAAACTCGGTTCCATCAAATACTGATTCATATGTTTTTGTATATTCATGAGCTATCGCCTCAACACTGTTCTTCATTGTGGAAATTCCATCATGTGCACTTGTATACAAATGGACAAAATCATTTTGAAGCGACAGTACCTTTTGATACATTCCCCACAAAATAATATCAGCGTGATCTTCGCTGATGCCAAATTCCTCAAGAGCCTCAAGTGCAAATAATATTTTTTCAATATCCTGTCGTACAATATCTTCAACCTGAAACTCCTGCAACAATCCACTTATTCCACTATTTAACTGATCAGCAAAGCTCACAATAGATTCAACATTGTGTGACAACGATTTCTGATGGCTTATAATGTCCTGTATTGAATTATTAAGTTTGATCTGTAAATGCGTGAGATAGTTCTCAACAATAGCATCAACTGTCTGACACGTATTGTTAAATTTTATTCTCAACTGGTGTAAATAATCTATTATTTCCTGAAATTCAGATGAAACATCATTTACCATATCAGCTAAATGTGACATCTCCACTGCAATAGTTGTCAGTGTGGAGCCCTCTTCTCCCGCTTTAATGGAAATTATCATGGTATTTTTTGCATATAGATCAATTGCTTCAACTGCATCCAGTATCATTGCAACACTG
Proteins encoded:
- a CDS encoding chemotaxis protein CheW, producing MNIENTTIEKADTAMAEQFVTFVIGNETYGIEVLKVQEIIGMTHITHVPNTLPFMKGVINLRGSVVPVIDMRKKIGMEEMEYNAFTVIIITEVKGKLIGMIVDSVQDVVTIPVNKIQDTIHFTAHISTDYIKGIGQIDDNLVIILDVDKLLTSEELANIKTA
- a CDS encoding response regulator, producing MKHIVIIDDSPTIRTSVEFTLKDLGYGMVHAENGQDALNKIKDLTDKGEEIAMCIVDINMPQMDGITFIKKFRENDKFTPVIVLTTEAEEEKIQEGKKSGASGWMIKPFKPEQLKSVVHKFLR
- a CDS encoding STAS domain-containing protein, whose amino-acid sequence is MYIIEIDEFVNVKHIKQFADEVAAILRAEKDIVLDFTKSKRLDLSVVQVILSLLKTAKQQNKTVKFKGVNDTIKKQLKLCGVIR